Genomic segment of Bubalus kerabau isolate K-KA32 ecotype Philippines breed swamp buffalo chromosome 6, PCC_UOA_SB_1v2, whole genome shotgun sequence:
tctgcttctctttcttgtTATTACTGCATGAAGAAGTTGAGGCCAATTAAGGCCCAGGACTGTCTGATGCCCAGACTTCTGGGAAGGTCAGGTTGGGAGGCGGGAAGGGGAAGAAGCACGCAGAGCACTGACTTGGAGTTAGACTTTATTTCACCCCCATCACTCTGCCCCACAGCGAAGGCAGCCCTGAGGCCCTAGGTGGGCAGTGGCTGGCCTCCTGATTAGTGGCTGTGGCCATGACCGCCGTGGCTGTGGCCGTGACCGCCGTGGCTATGGCCGTGACCTCCATGGCTGTGGCCGTGGCCGCCCTGGTCAGGGCCGCCCTGGTCCTGGCCAGAGCATGGGCCTGAGCCACCCTTCCCGTAGCCTGGCCCGTGACTGTGGCCTTTTCCTGGGGGTGCGGTGTTGTGCATCTCCTCGTGGGAGGCTACCGTCAGCCTGGCCACCAGCATAATGAACTCCTCGAAGCTCAGCTGCTTGTCTACGTTTGTGTCCAGGTCCTCCATGATCTCATTGATGGCATCGTCATTCTTCTTCTGCTTCTGCAGGTGGGAGACACAGGGTGTCAGGGCTGGGTGTGGTCAGGGCTGGGGACAGGGAAGAGCACTGCAAGTGACCCGATGGCAGAGGCATAGGGACACTGGGCTTCCGGGCCTCAGTTTCAGCATCTATTAGATACTTTCTAATTCCTTCCACACATAACCCGGGCACCACGATTCTCTCCCTTATACAGGAGAGGATCCGAGGTCAAGTGACTCGCCCAAGGTCACGCAGTAAGTACAGCAATATCTCCTCACTGGGTTCTTACGACAATTATAGAGAGACTTGGAATTCCCTGAGGAACACTTGCAAAAATAGTCTTGTAGAGGGTAACTAGCTCGTGCAGATTGCCAAGGCTTGGGAGTGGAAGGGAGGACACCCACATTACAATCTGACCCAGAGCCTGGACTTGTCCCGTTCTcacagcctcccctcccctccctttccaGGCTAGTGACCCTCATTTCAACCTGTAGGGTGGGAAAGCATCTGAAGGAAATGAGGTGGTGTGATAAGTGTGCAAGGAAGGGCATGAGGGGAGGATCCAGGCCCCCCTGGGCTCCAGCTCTGCCACCCACTGGCTGGGCACTTTTGCTGAGTCTCTTCTTGCAATGCTTCACCATGATCTCCTCTTCTGTATCTTTGCCATTGTCCTGGCAGAGCCCTCACTCCTGAGCAGCTCCCGGGCAGGGACCTGGCTTTCCCTCCTGGCCTATCTGCTCTGTATGTGGGGGGTGGTGGATGGGGTGGAGTAGGGGTCACACAGAGAACCTTGCCCACACAACGTCTTGGCTGTATCGTCTCTTGTCCCCCCTGACCCAGAGTCTGTCTTGCTGAGTTCTGCCCCTGTGGGGAGCTGTCAGCATCACCCCGACTCTGTCTACTGCAATTCTCCACCTTACAAAGGTGGGGAGGGGCCCCAGGCAGGGCTGGCCACCTATTCTGGGCTATCCTGCTCCAGAAATGGAACTGAGACTGGGACTTACATGTCCCAGCCTTCTGAGCACAGCATCTGTGTCCCCCAAgtcaccaaatttggaaagaaaacaaaaagatccAGTGGAATGAATCTTCCTTTTCTTAGAGCTGCCAGATCATTTTCAGATCAGGGAAATAAACTAACATGTTATGGAGCGCTTTGT
This window contains:
- the S100A9 gene encoding protein S100-A9, translated to MEDQMSQMECSIETIINIFHQYSVRLGHPDTLNQKEFKQLVQKELPNFLKKQKKNDDAINEIMEDLDTNVDKQLSFEEFIMLVARLTVASHEEMHNTAPPGKGHSHGPGYGKGGSGPCSGQDQGGPDQGGHGHSHGGHGHSHGGHGHSHGGHGHSH